A window of the Glaciimonas sp. CA11.2 genome harbors these coding sequences:
- a CDS encoding LysE/ArgO family amino acid transporter, whose amino-acid sequence METAAFIKGMGLGGGLIIAIGAQNAFILRQGLQRQYVLTSVLICGLCDSLLIALGVAGVGALIADNPALFAFSKWGGAAFLCWCGIRSALAAWKPTALITTTAPLAPPRYAAVITSALAFSLLNPHAYLDTVVLLGSVGGQEIGMGRVLFAAGAMLASLLWFLSLGFGARFAAPIFAKPIAWRILDGVIAVVMWSIAASLLL is encoded by the coding sequence ATGGAAACCGCAGCATTTATCAAAGGTATGGGATTAGGTGGCGGATTGATTATCGCTATTGGCGCACAAAACGCATTTATTTTACGTCAGGGCTTGCAGCGTCAGTATGTACTTACATCAGTGCTGATTTGTGGTTTGTGCGACTCGTTGCTCATCGCGCTTGGCGTTGCTGGTGTTGGTGCATTGATTGCCGATAATCCCGCTTTATTTGCGTTCTCAAAATGGGGTGGCGCGGCATTTTTGTGCTGGTGTGGAATCCGCTCTGCTTTGGCCGCGTGGAAGCCGACCGCATTGATAACAACCACGGCACCGCTCGCCCCTCCGCGTTATGCCGCCGTGATCACCAGCGCGCTGGCCTTTAGCCTGCTCAATCCGCACGCTTATCTCGATACGGTAGTCTTGCTAGGATCAGTCGGCGGACAAGAGATTGGCATGGGCCGGGTGTTGTTTGCTGCGGGTGCCATGCTGGCTTCGCTTCTCTGGTTTTTGAGCCTGGGATTCGGCGCACGCTTTGCCGCACCGATTTTTGCCAAGCCAATTGCATGGCGTATTCTGGATGGTGTCATTGCAGTAGTCATGTGGTCGATTGCGGCTTCACTGCTACTGTAA
- a CDS encoding LysR family transcriptional regulator ArgP, with amino-acid sequence MKNLDYRGLAALNAVVALGSFEKAATSLHISQSAVSQRIRTLEELAGQLLIVRAQPPFATTLGQRLIAHYSQVKLMEAALAIDTDEPDTLPEIAIAVNADTLATWLLDALAPVLNPPQCQLTVLIDDQDHTLQLLREGTVFACVTSSMAPVAGTTASPLGVERYICAASPAFAARWFSDGFTSAAVAQAPAVVFNQKDALHARFLNWRLGWGTPYPHHSIASVDAFEKFVHSGFGYGMLPTLQIERALACGDLVDLTPGDGIDVPLVWHAWNIQTPLTEALSQHIIQTARRSLSYDPLTLDTANTRLNNR; translated from the coding sequence ATGAAAAATCTGGACTATCGCGGCTTGGCAGCGCTCAATGCAGTCGTCGCCTTAGGCAGCTTTGAGAAGGCGGCGACGTCGTTGCATATCAGCCAATCGGCGGTGTCGCAACGTATTCGGACTTTGGAAGAATTGGCGGGTCAATTATTGATCGTGCGTGCACAGCCGCCATTTGCGACGACGCTGGGTCAGCGCCTGATTGCGCATTATAGCCAGGTCAAGCTGATGGAAGCTGCGCTCGCAATTGATACCGATGAACCCGATACTTTGCCGGAAATCGCGATTGCGGTGAATGCCGACACGCTCGCAACATGGTTGCTGGACGCTTTGGCGCCCGTACTCAATCCACCGCAATGCCAGTTGACGGTACTAATAGACGATCAGGACCATACACTGCAATTGTTGCGTGAAGGCACAGTTTTCGCGTGTGTTACCAGTTCGATGGCGCCTGTGGCCGGCACAACAGCGTCACCGCTTGGGGTGGAGCGGTATATCTGCGCCGCGTCACCAGCGTTCGCGGCACGCTGGTTTAGTGACGGCTTTACCTCCGCCGCAGTGGCGCAAGCACCGGCTGTTGTGTTTAATCAGAAAGATGCATTACATGCACGGTTTTTGAATTGGCGCTTAGGATGGGGCACACCTTATCCGCATCATTCGATTGCCTCGGTCGACGCCTTTGAAAAATTTGTACACAGTGGCTTTGGTTATGGCATGTTGCCGACGCTACAAATTGAACGCGCGCTGGCGTGTGGGGATTTGGTCGATTTAACGCCCGGGGATGGGATCGATGTACCGCTGGTGTGGCATGCCTGGAATATTCAGACACCGCTCACGGAAGCGTTATCACAACACATTATTCAGACCGCGCGACGTAGTCTGAGTTACGACCCGCTCACATTGGATACTGCAAATACGCGTTTGAATAATCGATGA
- a CDS encoding Bcr/CflA family multidrug efflux MFS transporter, translating to MTNNIDTVTPEKMLPGWLILLGALTAIGSLSIDMYLPSFPTIAKDFAVGSNLVQLTLASFLVGLAVGQMFYGPLSDHFGRKPPLYFGLGLYTLASIACLFAPDVTTLIFARFMQGLGGCAGMVVGRAVIRDRMGAAGSAKAFSLLMLVMGIAPILAPLIGGEVLKLWGWRVIFGGLTCFGLFCLVAIHTTMQETLKRQDTAPLHLGRVLKQYGSLLMDRQFLAYALCGGLLQAGMFAYITGSPFVLIELHGIKPENFGWVFGANAIGLIGASQLNARLVGKLTPDAILGRALWLPAGLTLVITILVVAGVNNLPLLLVGFFGFMASYGFISPNASAIALSQQGHQAGTASALMGTVQFSLGIIAGVSMSLWHDGTARPLMMVMSVCGVGALLLHRTIARPEHDRMLSLGTKM from the coding sequence ATGACAAACAACATCGACACTGTAACGCCAGAAAAAATGCTGCCCGGCTGGCTCATCTTGCTCGGTGCACTAACAGCGATTGGCTCCCTTTCGATTGATATGTACCTGCCAAGTTTCCCAACTATTGCAAAAGATTTTGCGGTCGGCAGCAATCTGGTCCAACTCACGTTAGCTAGCTTCCTGGTGGGCCTGGCGGTCGGTCAAATGTTTTACGGACCGCTAAGTGATCACTTTGGCCGTAAACCGCCGCTCTATTTTGGCCTCGGGCTGTATACGCTTGCGTCCATTGCCTGCCTGTTTGCGCCAGATGTGACAACGCTGATCTTTGCGCGGTTTATGCAAGGGCTTGGCGGTTGCGCCGGGATGGTCGTCGGGCGTGCCGTCATTCGGGATCGCATGGGCGCAGCTGGATCGGCCAAGGCATTTTCACTATTAATGCTGGTCATGGGAATCGCCCCGATTCTGGCGCCGTTGATCGGCGGAGAAGTGCTTAAACTGTGGGGTTGGCGCGTCATTTTTGGCGGTCTGACGTGTTTTGGCTTGTTTTGTCTGGTTGCTATTCATACCACGATGCAAGAAACCCTGAAACGCCAGGACACTGCACCGCTACATTTGGGACGGGTATTAAAACAATACGGCTCCTTACTTATGGACCGTCAATTCCTGGCCTACGCTTTGTGCGGCGGTTTATTGCAGGCGGGTATGTTTGCTTATATCACCGGTTCACCTTTTGTGCTGATCGAACTACACGGTATCAAGCCAGAAAATTTCGGCTGGGTTTTTGGCGCCAATGCCATCGGCCTGATTGGCGCTTCGCAGCTCAATGCCCGACTCGTCGGAAAGCTAACTCCCGACGCCATTCTGGGGCGGGCTTTATGGCTTCCCGCCGGTTTAACCTTAGTCATCACGATTCTGGTCGTAGCTGGCGTAAATAATCTGCCGCTATTGCTCGTCGGCTTCTTTGGATTTATGGCCTCTTATGGTTTTATTAGTCCGAATGCATCAGCAATCGCCTTGTCCCAGCAAGGCCATCAAGCCGGTACTGCGTCAGCGTTAATGGGGACGGTACAATTCTCTCTCGGCATCATCGCCGGTGTCAGCATGAGTCTGTGGCACGACGGCACTGCGCGACCATTGATGATGGTGATGAGCGTGTGCGGCGTCGGCGCATTGCTTCTACATCGCACTATCGCCCGACCGGAACATGATCGAATGCTGTCACTAGGGACAAAAATGTGA
- the rarD gene encoding EamA family transporter RarD: MQAGMFYAFSSYVLWGIFPLYFKALRDIPPVDIVMHRMLWSFLFLVIVLAFRKQWAWIVPVLRQPRVLAGFTASAFLLAANWTTYVWACNNDHIVDASLGYFVSPLVSVGLGFVFLGERPRFMQWLAIILAASAVIWLTWQTGHPPWISLALAVSFGGYGLLRKTASLGALPGLALETALVLPLTLAYLAFTTYHGQNSFMTASHSSQWLLAAAGPITSIPLLLFAAGARRIPLSLLGLLQYITPTIQLLLGVLLYNEQLDGTKLIGFTVIWSALVLYSAEGLWRAWPSIGRQSGSAS, from the coding sequence ATGCAAGCAGGTATGTTTTACGCGTTCTCCTCTTACGTCCTATGGGGCATTTTCCCGCTGTACTTCAAAGCGTTACGTGACATTCCGCCGGTCGATATCGTCATGCACCGGATGCTATGGTCATTTCTGTTCTTGGTGATCGTGCTGGCTTTTCGCAAGCAATGGGCCTGGATTGTGCCGGTACTGCGCCAACCCCGCGTTCTTGCTGGCTTTACTGCCAGTGCGTTTTTGTTGGCGGCTAACTGGACTACCTATGTCTGGGCCTGCAACAACGATCACATCGTCGATGCCAGTCTGGGGTATTTCGTTAGCCCTCTTGTCAGCGTCGGTCTCGGCTTTGTGTTTTTGGGTGAGCGCCCTCGCTTTATGCAATGGTTAGCGATCATACTCGCCGCTAGCGCGGTCATCTGGCTAACCTGGCAAACTGGTCATCCTCCGTGGATTTCATTAGCTCTTGCCGTGAGTTTTGGTGGCTACGGTTTGTTGCGCAAGACGGCCAGTCTTGGTGCGCTACCCGGGCTTGCATTGGAAACCGCGCTGGTATTGCCGCTGACGCTAGCCTATCTGGCTTTCACCACTTACCATGGTCAAAATAGTTTTATGACAGCATCACACTCGTCGCAATGGTTGTTGGCGGCGGCGGGTCCAATCACCTCCATTCCGCTCTTGCTGTTCGCCGCTGGTGCACGTCGCATTCCTCTTTCGCTGCTTGGACTGTTGCAATACATCACGCCGACCATCCAGTTGCTGTTAGGCGTATTACTCTATAACGAACAACTCGATGGCACTAAACTGATTGGATTTACCGTCATTTGGAGTGCACTTGTGTTGTACTCGGCAGAAGGCTTGTGGCGCGCATGGCCGAGCATTGGGCGGCAATCCGGTTCCGCAAGTTAG
- the ettA gene encoding energy-dependent translational throttle protein EttA: MAQYVYTMNKVGKIVPPKRQILKDISLSFFPGAKIGVLGLNGSGKSTLLKIMAGIDTDIQGEATPMPGLNIGYLPQEPQLDPEQTVRQAVEGGLGEAFEARAKLDAVYAAYAEPDADFDALATEQGRLEAIISTSDGGNLELQLEMAADALRLPPWDAIIGVLSGGEKRRVALCRLLLSKPDMLLLDEPTNHLDAESVDWLEQFLQRFPGTVVGITHDRYFLDNAAEWILELDRGHGIPWKGNYSSWLEQKGDRLKQEEATESSRQKTIAKELEWVRQNPKGRQAKSKARLARFNELSEHEYQKRNETSEIFIPVAERLGNEVIEFKNVSKSFGDRLLIDDLSFTVPAGAIVGIIGPNGAGKSTLFKMITGKEQPDSGEVVIGQTARVSIVDQHRDALSDSKTVFEDVSGGADILTVGRFEMASRAYLGRFNFKGGDQQKIVGNLSGGERGRLHLAKTLLQGGNVLLLDEPSNDLDVETLRALEDALLEFAGSVMVISHDRWFLDRIATHILAFESNSQVTFFDGNYQEYEADKRKRLGEEGAKPKRIRYKPVTR, translated from the coding sequence ATGGCCCAATACGTATATACAATGAACAAGGTCGGCAAGATCGTGCCGCCAAAACGACAGATTCTGAAAGACATCTCGCTGTCGTTTTTCCCAGGTGCCAAGATTGGCGTGCTGGGTCTGAACGGCTCCGGCAAATCCACTTTACTCAAAATTATGGCCGGTATCGACACCGACATTCAGGGTGAAGCCACGCCGATGCCGGGTTTGAATATTGGCTATCTGCCACAAGAGCCACAACTGGATCCAGAACAAACCGTGCGGCAGGCTGTTGAAGGCGGTCTCGGCGAAGCCTTCGAAGCACGTGCCAAACTGGACGCCGTCTATGCAGCCTATGCAGAACCGGACGCCGATTTTGATGCGCTGGCGACTGAGCAAGGCCGGCTTGAGGCGATTATCTCCACCTCCGACGGTGGCAATCTGGAGCTGCAACTGGAAATGGCCGCAGACGCACTGCGCTTGCCACCATGGGATGCCATTATTGGCGTGTTATCTGGTGGTGAAAAACGCCGTGTTGCGCTATGCCGATTGCTGCTGTCAAAACCCGACATGTTGCTGCTTGATGAGCCAACCAACCATTTGGATGCTGAATCAGTCGATTGGCTAGAACAATTTCTGCAACGCTTTCCCGGGACTGTGGTCGGCATTACCCATGATCGCTACTTTCTCGACAATGCCGCCGAATGGATTTTGGAACTGGATCGCGGCCACGGTATCCCGTGGAAGGGCAATTACAGTTCGTGGCTGGAACAAAAAGGCGACCGCCTGAAACAAGAAGAAGCCACCGAATCGTCGCGCCAGAAAACCATTGCAAAAGAACTTGAATGGGTTCGCCAGAATCCAAAAGGGCGTCAGGCTAAAAGTAAAGCACGTCTTGCACGCTTCAATGAGTTAAGCGAGCATGAATACCAAAAGCGTAACGAAACCTCGGAAATTTTCATTCCGGTAGCCGAGCGTCTGGGGAATGAAGTCATCGAATTCAAGAACGTTTCCAAATCTTTCGGCGACCGTTTATTGATTGATGACCTGAGTTTTACTGTCCCGGCAGGCGCGATTGTCGGGATTATCGGCCCCAACGGCGCAGGTAAATCAACGCTGTTTAAAATGATCACAGGCAAAGAACAACCGGATAGCGGCGAAGTTGTCATCGGTCAAACGGCACGCGTCTCCATCGTCGATCAGCATCGCGATGCGCTGTCTGACAGCAAAACCGTGTTCGAAGACGTCTCTGGCGGGGCAGATATCCTGACCGTTGGTCGGTTTGAAATGGCATCCCGCGCCTATTTAGGGCGCTTCAACTTTAAGGGTGGCGACCAGCAAAAAATCGTCGGCAACTTGTCCGGCGGTGAGCGTGGTCGTTTGCATCTGGCCAAAACGCTGCTGCAAGGCGGCAACGTGTTACTACTCGATGAACCGTCCAACGATCTTGACGTAGAAACGTTGCGCGCGCTGGAAGATGCCTTGCTGGAATTTGCCGGTAGTGTCATGGTGATCTCCCATGATCGCTGGTTTCTGGATCGGATTGCAACGCATATTCTGGCGTTCGAAAGTAATTCGCAAGTCACGTTTTTTGATGGCAATTATCAGGAATATGAAGCCGATAAGCGTAAACGTCTGGGCGAAGAGGGCGCTAAACCTAAGCGCATTCGCTACAAGCCGGTAACGCGTTAA